A part of Microbacterium atlanticum genomic DNA contains:
- a CDS encoding single-stranded DNA-binding protein, with translation MALHTQQSISGFIASEPQQSITENGDTRLYVRIGQPHFRRNDDGTFTETEPTFHDMVAYRATAERALALLAKGDSFIAEGYTRTYTAERDGKVVEAEEFVAKKLGHDLARTNYAVDRSRRFTAAEREAPTRPVSPSGSKATAASALGL, from the coding sequence ATGGCTCTACACACCCAGCAGTCCATCTCCGGCTTCATCGCCTCGGAGCCGCAGCAGTCGATTACCGAGAACGGAGACACCCGTCTCTACGTCCGGATCGGTCAGCCGCACTTCCGTCGCAACGACGACGGCACCTTCACCGAGACGGAACCCACCTTCCACGACATGGTCGCCTACCGCGCCACCGCCGAACGAGCACTCGCCCTCCTCGCCAAAGGCGACAGCTTCATCGCAGAGGGATACACGCGCACCTACACCGCCGAGCGCGACGGGAAGGTCGTCGAAGCAGAGGAATTCGTCGCAAAGAAGCTCGGACACGACCTCGCCCGCACGAACTACGCCGTCGACCGCAGTCGCCGGTTCACCGCGGCCGAACGGGAAGCGCCGACCCGTCCCGTATCTCCGAGCGGGTCGAAGGCTACTGCCGCAAGCGCGCTGGGGCTCTGA
- a CDS encoding transposase, with translation MFAGASWQRCRVLFMRNVLTPYRKRPVRWSRRSSARSSRNPIPSTCSPSSTKSSGCSPGRTRKSRTCSRTPRTTCSAFCQFPFQHWRQIWSTNPLERVNKEIKRRTDVVGTCPNPAALLRLAGHVLLEQHDEWDGADRRYFSEQSMALLHSDTEEVSIPGTDRGIVRTADPHGVEKLHQPARRDGHRCFVQVSTNG, from the coding sequence GTGTTCGCCGGCGCCAGTTGGCAGAGATGCCGGGTGCTTTTCATGCGGAATGTGCTCACCCCCTACCGAAAGCGGCCGGTCCGATGGTCGCGTCGATCATCCGCACGATCTTCGCGCAACCCGATACCGAGCACGTGTTCGCCCAGTTCCACGAAGTCGTCCGGATGCTCACCGGGTCGCACCCGAAAGTCGCGGACATGCTCGAGGACGCCAAGGACGACCTGCTCGGCGTTCTGCCAGTTCCCGTTCCAGCACTGGCGTCAGATCTGGTCCACGAACCCGCTGGAACGGGTGAACAAGGAGATCAAACGACGCACCGACGTGGTCGGCACGTGCCCCAACCCGGCCGCGCTGCTGCGCCTGGCCGGTCACGTCCTGCTTGAGCAGCACGACGAATGGGACGGCGCGGACCGCCGCTACTTCAGCGAGCAGTCCATGGCGCTGCTGCACTCCGACACCGAGGAGGTGAGCATCCCCGGAACTGACCGCGGCATAGTCAGAACAGCTGACCCGCACGGGGTCGAGAAACTCCACCAACCAGCGCGCCGTGACGGTCACCGTTGCTTCGTTCAGGTTTCCACTAACGGATGA